Proteins encoded within one genomic window of Oceanococcus sp. HetDA_MAG_MS8:
- a CDS encoding HDOD domain-containing protein, whose protein sequence is MSQSDVDSLLARINDLPMMPKTILALMDEFNQEEADIDRIAALIGADPVLAAKLLRLANSAFYHRSRTVSRIDDAVVFIGTHATRNLVLATGLAASIRFPNWFPKKDFWRFSLHTGVAARYFARSGRKDPETAFATGLIRAIGEPLAASAMQDQMMEINRQTPFYEAERLHQETQTLGFNYVDITCALARQWNFPEELIAILAQSDTSQYASASPLGTAVAVGAWIVGQEEAGRELEKEEHAGLLERLRKASIPIEALDEMPPLAELSEGLEQMF, encoded by the coding sequence ATGAGCCAATCGGACGTCGACAGCCTACTCGCCCGCATCAATGACCTACCGATGATGCCCAAAACCATCCTCGCCCTGATGGACGAGTTTAACCAGGAGGAGGCCGACATCGACCGGATTGCGGCGTTGATCGGCGCCGACCCTGTGCTTGCAGCCAAGTTGCTCCGTTTAGCGAACTCTGCTTTCTATCATCGGTCGCGCACAGTGAGCCGTATTGACGACGCCGTGGTGTTCATTGGAACCCACGCCACTCGTAACCTCGTGTTGGCAACTGGGCTGGCCGCCAGCATTCGGTTCCCCAATTGGTTTCCTAAAAAAGACTTTTGGCGCTTTAGCCTGCATACCGGTGTAGCGGCGCGCTATTTCGCTCGTAGTGGGCGTAAAGACCCAGAAACAGCCTTCGCCACTGGACTCATTCGGGCGATTGGGGAGCCGCTGGCCGCCTCCGCCATGCAAGATCAAATGATGGAGATCAATAGACAAACCCCGTTTTATGAGGCTGAGCGTTTGCACCAAGAAACGCAGACTCTGGGCTTTAACTACGTTGACATCACCTGTGCCCTGGCGCGCCAGTGGAACTTTCCCGAAGAGCTCATCGCTATCCTGGCCCAGTCGGACACTAGCCAATACGCCTCCGCCAGCCCCTTGGGCACGGCCGTCGCTGTCGGCGCATGGATCGTAGGTCAAGAAGAGGCCGGGCGTGAGCTAGAAAAGGAAGAGCACGCAGGCTTATTGGAGCGGCTACGCAAAGCCAGCATCCCTATAGAAGCGCTGGATGAAATGCCGCCCCTGGCCGAGCTCAGTGAAGGCCTGGAGCAGATGTTCTAG
- the putA gene encoding bifunctional proline dehydrogenase/L-glutamate gamma-semialdehyde dehydrogenase PutA yields MRTIPMDNADLPQRTQRWNRVLKQKHLSEELAVDELLRRVKAKPYPAADVGEVAQQVVAASREQRSRQGTLDAFLNQFGLSNQEGVALMCLAEALLRVPDAPTQDALIAEKILAGKWSEHRGHSEKIFVNAGVWALMLTGRLLESEQQEAHALGTRIRKWVAKSSESTIRGAVRQAMAIMGGQFVYAERIEDALERRPKKGYVPGLFSFDMLGEGARTPSMASRYFEHYANAIQAVGRRDANSSEPLTRRASVSIKLSALHPRYEATQPQRVWDELYPRIRSLIVQAAERDVPITLDAEEVDRLETSLEILEQLLQEPKIRGWNGLGLALQAYQLRTPAIIEWLQQLAEDTAHQIPVRLVKGAYWDSEIKHSQEQGHPGYPVYTSKAATDLSYLVCAQMLFDCGDCVYPQFATHNAHTMAAVMAMSKGRPFEFQRLHGMGELLYKAAREHAVDPKVPIRVYAPVGEHADLLPYLVRRLLENGANSSFVHRFLNEQLPISDVIADPAELIRESRAHAHDHAHGRIPLPHEMYGESRENSKGMDVFGTMSRQALESALERHRRAASPEASCLVNGLPCGGDPIDVYSPVDQQMRVGSVRLATPTELDEAQRVARAAQPAWDARGGVDRGRILRAMADALEAEPAQLLDLISREAGRTIPDAISEVREAVDFLRFYAAQAEAEFEQPQVLPGPTGEANSLSLHGRGVFVCISPWNFPLAIFTGQVAAALAAGNTVLAKPAEQTSIIAQVAVQRFFEAGLPPQVLQLLLGTGAEVAAPLIAQGDIDGVAFTGSTATAKRIQLALAQRSGAILPLIAETGGLNAMVVDSTALLERACDDILASAFGSAGQRCSALRMLLVQEDIAKDLLAMLKEALQMLRLGKPWELSTDVGPVIDQKARQGIQAHLERMQSEARPVAHLGVPSSLRSGNFVGPHIIEIDGINQAPEEVFGPVLHVLRWNARNLHQHMQDLKATGYGLTFGVHSRLDRRQDNWARFMGVGNTYINRSMVGAVVGSQPFGGSGLSGTGPKAGGPHYLYRFATERCLSVNTTAIGGNTELFRIAE; encoded by the coding sequence ATGCGAACCATACCGATGGACAACGCCGACCTCCCCCAACGCACCCAACGCTGGAACCGTGTGCTTAAGCAAAAGCACCTCAGCGAAGAGCTGGCCGTTGATGAACTACTCCGGCGTGTCAAAGCCAAGCCCTACCCTGCCGCAGATGTGGGAGAGGTTGCCCAGCAAGTGGTTGCTGCATCCCGGGAGCAACGTTCCCGGCAGGGAACATTAGACGCCTTCTTGAATCAATTCGGTTTGAGCAATCAGGAGGGAGTTGCCTTGATGTGTCTGGCCGAGGCGTTACTGCGCGTGCCAGATGCCCCTACCCAAGATGCACTCATTGCGGAAAAAATCTTGGCTGGCAAATGGTCTGAACACCGCGGCCACTCGGAGAAAATATTTGTCAACGCTGGCGTGTGGGCATTAATGCTGACCGGGCGGCTACTCGAATCTGAGCAACAAGAAGCCCACGCCTTGGGCACCCGTATCCGCAAGTGGGTCGCCAAAAGCAGCGAAAGCACCATTCGTGGGGCGGTGCGCCAAGCGATGGCCATTATGGGCGGCCAGTTTGTCTATGCCGAGCGCATTGAAGACGCCCTGGAGCGTCGCCCCAAAAAAGGCTACGTGCCAGGACTATTCTCCTTCGACATGCTTGGGGAAGGCGCACGCACACCCAGCATGGCCAGCCGATATTTCGAGCATTACGCCAATGCTATTCAGGCCGTGGGCCGCCGCGACGCAAACAGCTCCGAACCGCTGACACGCCGCGCTTCGGTATCTATCAAGCTCTCGGCTCTACATCCACGATACGAGGCCACGCAGCCCCAGCGGGTCTGGGATGAGCTCTATCCGCGCATCCGTAGTCTCATCGTTCAAGCCGCGGAGCGCGATGTTCCAATCACGCTGGATGCTGAAGAAGTTGACCGGCTGGAGACCAGCCTGGAAATTCTGGAGCAGCTGCTGCAAGAGCCCAAGATTCGTGGCTGGAACGGCTTGGGGCTTGCGTTACAGGCCTACCAACTCCGTACACCGGCCATTATCGAATGGTTGCAACAGCTTGCTGAAGACACCGCGCATCAGATTCCCGTGCGCTTGGTTAAGGGTGCCTACTGGGATTCCGAGATCAAGCACAGCCAGGAGCAGGGCCATCCGGGCTACCCGGTCTACACCAGCAAGGCCGCCACTGACCTGAGTTACTTGGTGTGCGCCCAAATGCTGTTCGATTGTGGCGACTGCGTCTACCCTCAGTTCGCCACCCACAATGCTCACACCATGGCGGCTGTGATGGCCATGTCCAAGGGGCGGCCATTTGAGTTCCAGCGCTTGCACGGCATGGGTGAGCTGCTCTACAAGGCGGCCCGAGAACATGCGGTTGACCCCAAGGTTCCAATCCGCGTTTACGCCCCTGTGGGCGAGCACGCCGACCTTCTCCCTTATCTGGTTCGTCGCCTATTAGAGAACGGAGCGAACTCCAGCTTTGTCCACCGCTTCCTCAATGAGCAGCTTCCCATTAGCGATGTGATCGCCGACCCCGCTGAACTCATCCGAGAGAGCCGGGCGCACGCGCACGACCATGCTCATGGCCGCATTCCCTTGCCCCATGAGATGTATGGAGAAAGCCGCGAGAACTCCAAAGGCATGGATGTATTTGGCACCATGAGCCGACAGGCTTTGGAGTCAGCCTTGGAGCGTCACCGGCGCGCAGCAAGCCCCGAGGCGAGCTGTTTGGTGAATGGCCTCCCCTGCGGCGGCGACCCCATCGACGTGTATTCACCCGTTGATCAGCAGATGCGCGTGGGCAGCGTGCGCTTGGCAACGCCCACCGAACTGGACGAAGCCCAGCGCGTGGCGCGTGCCGCGCAGCCCGCATGGGATGCGCGTGGCGGTGTGGACCGCGGGCGCATCTTGCGAGCCATGGCTGACGCCCTGGAAGCCGAACCTGCCCAGCTTTTGGATCTCATTAGCCGGGAAGCCGGGCGCACCATTCCGGATGCCATTAGCGAAGTCCGCGAAGCTGTGGATTTCCTGCGCTTCTATGCCGCACAGGCGGAGGCGGAGTTCGAGCAGCCACAGGTGCTACCTGGACCTACAGGGGAAGCTAACTCTCTGAGTTTGCATGGCCGGGGTGTGTTCGTCTGCATCTCGCCCTGGAACTTTCCGCTGGCAATTTTCACCGGCCAAGTCGCCGCCGCCTTGGCCGCGGGAAACACCGTATTGGCGAAGCCCGCCGAGCAGACCAGCATCATTGCGCAGGTCGCAGTACAACGCTTCTTCGAAGCAGGCCTGCCGCCCCAGGTCTTGCAGCTTCTGCTCGGAACCGGGGCCGAGGTCGCTGCTCCATTGATCGCGCAAGGTGACATCGATGGCGTGGCCTTTACTGGCTCTACCGCCACCGCCAAGCGCATTCAATTGGCTTTGGCGCAACGTTCTGGGGCCATCTTGCCGCTAATTGCTGAAACCGGCGGCTTAAATGCCATGGTGGTTGATTCCACCGCCCTGCTGGAACGCGCCTGCGACGACATTTTGGCCTCGGCCTTTGGCTCAGCCGGTCAGCGCTGTTCTGCATTGCGAATGCTGTTGGTGCAAGAAGACATCGCCAAAGATCTCCTAGCCATGCTCAAGGAAGCGCTGCAGATGCTGCGCCTGGGCAAACCCTGGGAGCTGTCCACAGATGTGGGGCCGGTGATTGATCAAAAGGCCCGGCAAGGAATTCAAGCTCACCTCGAGCGCATGCAGTCTGAAGCGCGTCCCGTGGCCCATCTCGGCGTGCCCAGCAGCCTGCGCAGCGGAAACTTTGTGGGGCCGCACATCATCGAGATTGATGGCATCAACCAAGCTCCGGAAGAAGTGTTTGGCCCGGTTCTTCACGTGCTGCGTTGGAATGCCCGCAACCTACATCAACATATGCAGGATCTCAAAGCCACCGGCTATGGCCTCACTTTTGGTGTGCATAGCCGACTGGACCGGCGCCAGGATAATTGGGCGCGTTTCATGGGTGTGGGTAACACCTACATCAACCGCAGCATGGTAGGAGCAGTCGTGGGATCACAGCCCTTCGGCGGCAGTGGCCTCTCAGGCACTGGCCCCAAAGCGGGTGGCCCGCACTACTTGTACCGCTTCGCAACGGAACGCTGCCTGAGCGTGAATACCACCGCCATCGGTGGCAACACGGAGTTGTTCAGGATCGCTGAGTAA